From the genome of Vibrio tubiashii ATCC 19109, one region includes:
- a CDS encoding ParB/RepB/Spo0J family partition protein, translating into MSLRGRAQGLEGVDLLDESEVEVLPGEQIVRIPKTEIYSTEQVRKNFNAESIEEMAFSLEEEGQIQPIVVSERDSRGYCIQKGERRWRGAKMSDKITHLDCLVRAPGSIWGQLAENIIREDLTPFEVGMAIDKGKKEHNLDNRAAAKKLGISTSKVSAYLKAITAPDVVKKAYKEGTIGDVDTINSLRIAHELNPEATEALLSNGDGVSRKQAQNLTKELKNGLKSEPTPDNEPHNPTSTPAKKDRKSKPVAKAIRVSVAGQYGVIDMKGNTDEGELMVLLDDASEAVSVSASEIELIGYHLG; encoded by the coding sequence ATGAGTCTACGTGGGAGAGCCCAAGGGCTAGAAGGAGTCGATCTGCTCGATGAGTCTGAAGTCGAAGTGCTTCCAGGTGAACAGATTGTTCGTATACCGAAAACTGAAATTTACAGCACCGAGCAAGTCAGAAAAAACTTCAATGCTGAGAGCATCGAAGAGATGGCTTTTAGTTTGGAAGAAGAAGGCCAGATTCAACCTATTGTTGTTAGTGAGCGCGATTCGCGCGGTTACTGCATCCAGAAGGGCGAACGCCGTTGGCGTGGGGCAAAGATGAGTGACAAGATCACTCACTTAGATTGCCTTGTCCGTGCGCCTGGTTCGATATGGGGACAGCTCGCAGAAAATATCATTCGTGAGGATTTAACCCCTTTTGAAGTCGGGATGGCTATCGATAAAGGTAAAAAAGAGCACAACCTTGATAACAGAGCAGCAGCTAAAAAGTTAGGGATATCAACCTCTAAAGTCAGTGCGTATTTGAAGGCGATCACTGCGCCAGATGTAGTGAAAAAAGCCTACAAAGAGGGAACGATAGGGGATGTTGATACCATCAATTCACTTCGTATTGCTCACGAACTGAACCCTGAAGCGACCGAGGCGTTGCTGTCAAATGGTGATGGTGTATCGCGTAAGCAAGCGCAAAATCTGACTAAAGAGCTCAAAAATGGCTTAAAGAGTGAGCCGACACCTGACAACGAGCCACATAACCCGACTTCTACACCTGCCAAAAAAGATCGCAAATCTAAACCTGTGGCCAAAGCGATTCGCGTGAGTGTGGCGGGGCAGTATGGTGTGATCGATATGAAAGGGAATACCGACGAAGGGGAGCTCATGGTGCTGCTAGATGATGCTTCAGAAGCGGTCAGTGTATCAGCTTCGGAAATCGAGCTGATAGGCTATCACCTGGGCTGA